Genomic window (Arthrobacter sp. StoSoilA2):
CGGTATCTAGCCTGGTCTTGGGCAATCTCGTCTTGGATTTCCTTTTCTGCGTGCCCAATCTTGGCCACCTTCACTTCGACCATGATTTTTTCGGCCTCGAAATGAAAGTCTCCGCGCAGCGAACTCCTGCCACCTGTAATACCCGACGGTTGCTCTTGAACTACGGACTCGTCCCAAAAAAGTTCAAACGCGTTAGACACAAAGTCTTGGGCGTCATACTCGTCAAGGACGGGCAAAACTACTTTGGGCGACTTTAGTGTGCTCTGCTGGCGATGATAGGTAAGCGGCCTGGACGCTTCAGGAACCCGCTGCAGAACTCTGATTATCGTCGGCACTGAAACCTTGGTGACCTCGTCGGCTGAGCGTGAGTGAGAGAGGCGAGGCTGATTATCCACGGCAACCGGAGTCGACGGTGCAGCGGTTAAGCGGGCGGACAAGGTTCTGTGGCCTGGACTGAGACCGGCGGGAGGAGTGCTAATGGCGGCGAACGACGGGGGACTCGGCTTCAAAACTTCTTCGTGCCAATCAAGGAAACCACTGGCGTCCAACTCTGCGCCGCAGGCTAAGAATGCATCCTGCAACCGCTTGACGCTTTTCTCGTCGGTTTCCTCACCAGACACAAAGAGTCCTTCGGTCACAAGCAAGTCGAGCAGCTCTTCGACAAGTTTCTTGGCCTGCCATTCGTCCGCCTGGTTGAACGCGGCTGTGACCGTATCATTTTTGTTACGTTCCCCCACATTGAGTCCGGCAGACGCAATTCTGCTCACCACTTGCGACTTTCTGATCCGGGATTCAGTGCCCAGGACAATGCTGAATGCCCCACCCAGCGCCGTCCACATCGCCTTCGATTCTCCGGTCGGCACGTTCCGCATCAAACTCCTTTTTCCACTGTACTCAAGCCCAATTTCCTGCGTCGTTGGCCATTGTGCCACGACCGCTGCATAGGTTTGTGCCAAGCCACGCTTCGCATACTGAACGCTGAAGTGGGTTGGGGCGAATAGAGACGAGGCACCGTCATCATGCTCCGCCTCACTTTCGTTCACTAAGGGCTTCAGGCCTCAGGTGGCCGGGGCAGCGGCCCGGGTGATGGAAAGCACCGGCCGCACCATCGGCTGTGCATCCGACGCCTGTTGCGGACTGATGTAGATCTCCACCGGCCAGCTGGACACCGCTCATGGGCAAAGCGGTCGCGAAGCTTGACGACGGCACCGAGACCCCGATTGTCGTCATTAAACCAAGCTGCGCCGCAGCGTTGAAGAAGGACGCCCCCGAACTGCTCGGCACCGAAGCGGCCCAACGCGTCCCCACAAGATCCGCAGCTTCGCCGAAGCCGTGCAGGAATGGGTCGACGGCGGCTGGACTCCCCCTGCCGTGCCGACGGCCGCGACCGTGCAGACCCACTGTCGCGAATACTCCACCTTCGGTGCCACCGTGCAACGCAAGGCCTTGGCTGCTCTTGGTGTCGCCAACGTCAACGAAGCCACGGGCTGCTGCGGCGTCGCCGGGAACTTCGGCTTCGAAGCCAACCACTAGGACATCTCCATGAAGGTCGCTGAACAAGCTCTGGTACCGGCACTGGCCAAAACGGCTGCCGACGTTCCCGTCCTCGCCGACGGCTTCAGCTGCGCCATGCAGGTCAAGCAGCTCGAACCCGACCGCAATAGCCTGCACCTTGCAGCACTCCTCGACCCCCGGACCACCCAGAAGACTGAAGGATGACCATGGCCACAACCGCGCAGGCCCCCGTGGGGCTGAAGACCGACTTGTTCATCAACGGACGCTGGGAAGAGCTTCCCGACCGTCCCCGCATCCAGGTGCACAACCCCGCCGCCGGTGAGATCATCGCCGAAATCCCCGATGCCCGCCCCGAAGACGGACGCCCGCAGTGGATGCCGCCAACGCCGCGCAGGACGCTTTCGCAGCCCTCTCCTCCCGTGCCCGCGCCGACATCCTCCTCGCCGCACACAAACTGCTGCTGGAGTCCAAAGAGGAACTCGCCGCGATCATGACCGCGGAGATGGGCAAGCCGTTGGCTGAAGCCCGCGGCGAGATCGACTACCCTGCCGGCTACCTGCAGTGGCACGCCCAGGAAGGCACCGGGGTCCAGGGATCGCACGCAGAATCCCCCAGCGGCCGCGGACAAATGGTCCTCTCCCGCGAACCCATCGGCGTCCGCAAGGTCGCCCTCGCCATCGCGACCGGCTGCGCCGTCGTCGTCAAGCCGGCCGAGAAGACCCCGCTGACCATGCTGTTCCTGGCAAAGATCTTCGAAGAGGCCGGTGCCCCGGCCGGAACAATCAACGTGGTCACCACCTCCAGCTCCAGCGCCCTGGTCGCTCCCCTGCCCGCCGAAGGGCTCGTCCGTCACCTCTCCCTTCACCGGATCCACCTTCATCGGCTCCAAGCTGCACAGCCAGTGCCCGGACCACCTGATCCGCACCTCGCTCGAGCTCGGAGGCAACGCACCATTCATCGTCTTTCGAGGACGTCGACTTGGACGAGGCCGTCACCGAGATCACCGCAGGGAAGATGCGCAACATGGGTGAAGCCTGCACCGCAGCCAACCGCGTCCTCGTGCATGAACGCATCGCCGAGGAACTCAGGGGCAAACTGGCCGAACGGTTTGCCTCCTTCCGGGTCGGCAACGGCCTTGAAGAAGGCACGGAGATCGGGCCCATGATTGATCAGACCAGCGTCGAACGCATCCAATCCCTCGTCAAGGACGCCGTCACACGCGGCGCAGAATTCCGCGTCGGCGGGACCATCCCCGAAGGCCCCGGATCGTTCTACCCGCCACCGTGCTGGCGAACCTGACCCGCGCTGCCCGACTGACCCAGGAAGAGATCTTCGGGCCGGTCGCCCCGATCATCAACTTCACCGACGAAGACGACGCCATCGCCCTCGCCAACGACACCGTCTACGGACTGGCCGGATACCTGATGACCAATGACCTCAGCCGGGGCCCGCCGCGTGGCACGCCGTTTGGAAGTCGGCATGGTCGGTATCAACTCCGGCAGGTCCTTCCCAGAGGAGGGCGAGCCTTCGTTGAGGGCCTCACAGTGGGCGGCTTGGGCGGCGCCTTCAGCGTCGACCACGAGCACAGGACCGAGGGGAGGGACTGGTGGCCCAATGAAGAACCCACTCGCGAGGAAGCCGAGGCCCTCATCGCCGGCGGCCACCTGGACATCCTGATTGCCCACGATGCCCCTACAGGTGTTCCACTCAAGTGTGACTTTCAGCTCCGCACAGAACTAGCTGAGATAGCGAACAAAACCCGGCGCCCTCTGAGAGAAGTAGTCGATGCGCTGACCGTGCTTCATCTATCCTGCGGCCACTGGCACCGACGGCGCATCTGCTAGTTGGAACATTCGAGCGGGACGATCACAAGAGTCGACGTGCTCAATATGGAGAACTCGCGCCACGGGAATGGCGTCCTTGTTTGGCCAGTCAAGTGCCTCTACGGATAAACCCCCTCCACATCAGGAACGGATAGCGCAGCGGGTCCTTATACTCACTGGCTTAGACAAGAAAGCGCGGACGGGTCGAACGGGTTAACGAACTGGCCTACTCCCTGCCGTTGGGCCAGGAACACCGCCCTCGCTGACGGTCGCAACTGGTGCCCGCCACTAGCAGTGAAGGCATAATAACGGCCGGACGAATAGTCGGCGAAGCAGGATGGCGCGCGTTCATGAGCGGGTCGCCCGCGCGGTGCCCCTGATCCGTCAAGATGTGTGAGAACGGCTTCCTGAATCTTCGCAACGTTCGGCAACCACTGTCTCCCAGCCGTGCCAGTCCTCATCGGCGCACACCAACTGCTTCTCCGTCGAATCCCTTCCCCTCGGCCCCCTCGTCGTAGGGTCGCCCGCCGGAATCAAGGCCCTTCAAAAATCGCAGCCTAGGCGTTCCAAGCCGCGCCTGAACAGGTAAGGCGGAAGTGGCGTGAGCTAGCCTCGGTATAATCAAACTCTTTGCTTCCGCATTTCAGAAACAACATGTGACACCCGTTGCTTGTAGAGGTCTCAGCGACTCACCTGACTTAGATCGCAACCGTCGAGCCACGGCAACTTCGGTTAGGTGCACTGCTAGCCTTAGGTAAACCAAGAATCTACGGTCGCCGTCCTGTCGAACGTCGGTCGAATAGCTGAGAGTGGAGGCAACTCAGATGGACCAGAATGACATCGAGCGAGCCTCTCTGGTGGCGCTGCAATACGGTAGCGACGTGATCAAGCCAGCCACGCTACGACTCATGTACGAGGAAACCCGTTCTTTCGCCGCAATTCTGGATGCTGAGGCGGAAGGCACGGGCAACGCTGACGAGATGCGACAGAAAGCCTTCGCCCAAGTTGCTGAGTGGGAATCCGACGGGACGCGACTCCTCACGTGCATGGATGTGGGCTACCCCGCTCAACTGCTGGACGTTTACGATTATCCACTCATGATCTTCACCAGAGGAACTCTGCCGCCTCCAAATCATCGGGACTTGGGCATTAGCATTGTGGGCTCGCGGGATGCGGAGCCTTGGGCGATAGAATCAGCAAAATTCATGGCTAGCAGGCTCGTCAGCCAAGGTGTGACGGTTGTCTCAGGATTGGCCGCTGGCGTGGACGCTGCTGCGCAGAGAACAGCCCTTGACTTGGGGGGCCGCACGGTCGGCATTATTGGAACGGGCATCCGGCGGCAATATCCGGCGGCGAATGCCTCTCTGCAGCTTGAGGTCGAACAACGCGGTCTGGTTGTATCGCAGTTCTGGCCCGATGAACCTCCCCGGCAAAGGAACTTTCCGATGCGCAACGGTGTGATGTCGGCATACGGTTTGGCAACGATCGTCGTTCAGGCCAGTGAAAAGTCCGGAACTCGGCATCAGGTGGCACAAGCCGTAAAGCACGGGCGGCCGGTCATTCTGAGCCAGGCAGTAGCTGAGATGACTTCCTGGGGTCGAAAGTACGGAGAGGATCCCCTAAATAGGGTGTCCGTGGCTGGCAATGAGGATGAGGCCCTAGGACTGGCGTTTCAGGCAATTCACCCGCCTATGCCTCAAGTCCTTCAGAAAGCCTGATGAGTTGGACGGTCTAACCGAAGTTGATCGCCTCATGCTGGCAGAAGTTGCACCAATAGCAGCCAATCCCAATAGGTTCCTCCTACCCGCCCAAGCAGAGCTGATCAGCATTTTCGCCAGTACTCCCGACATGTGCGCGACTTGCTTGGCGCCAGTAATCGGCTACACGTACTGCATGCAGTGCAATGCACATCGGGCTCGGTACGCTGGTGGAGGACTCTCTGACCGTGTCATTCCGCTGACCTATGCCTTAGAGGGCCAGCAAATGTCCCACGACATGTACCGTTACAAAGACGCTCATGCTGCTCCCAACCCGTCGCTAGCCCGTGTCGTATACCTGGTCTACTTGGCACGTCAGTTCCACTGGGATTGCATACAAGCGCTCAGCGCGCTTCCCATATCAGCCGCCGCCGTCGTTCCCTCCACTCAAGGCAGGGAAAGTCATCCCATATATGACCTGCTCAAGTTCCTCTGGGCAGGAGACCCAATTCACGTCCAATGCACGGCACCGCCCCAACCGCGCACCCAGCGACGACTTCACCCCGAGGACTTTGCTGTAAGTGGCGACGTCAGGGGCCGTCATATCCTACTCTTTGACGATACCTGGGTCACCGGGGCCAACGCCCAGTCCGTTGCCCATCAGTTAAAGGTGGCTGGCGCCACCGAGGTCACAACGATGGTGGTTGCCCGAATGCTGAAAGGTTCATTCGAGCCTACGTGGCGCTTCATTCAGGCCGGGGCCCTGCCTGCAGGCTACGACATAGACATTTGTCCGGCGACGCAGGCAGTCTGCCCTCCTAGATGAGTGACCCGGTAGGCGCAACTGTTGGCTCGAAAAGGGGAGCTTGCTTACTTGCATTCTTCGAAGGGTCGCCGCATTGACTAATCCTCGACCTACTATGCAGATGGGCGCTGTTTTGTCAGCCAGTCGTATCGACATTGTCGTCCACTGGTGAAACCGAGTGGTGGCAGATGGTCACCGCCCTCGGGCCACTCGATGTTCTCCTTTTCCGGGGATCACCTCGCTAATACTTCGACAGACAGCATTTGGCGACTACCCTCCCAGATGAAAATGCGACAACTGCAGGCAGCCAATTAGAATGGCGGTGACGGGCACGATTGGCGTTGGAAGTGGCAGTCGACGACAAACCCTCGCGGCAAATGGTTTGTCTCGCCCCTTGGAACTCCTCAACACAAGCAGTCTCTCCGGCGAGGAAAAGACCACGATCATTACAGAAGCCTGGGAGAGACCGCTTCAAGACAGCAGGACTATCAGGGATTCGCGGAAAAGAACGGGCTGCTGCGAGCGATTCACAGAGCGCATCAGCCGCGAGGAGCGCATAGTTGTTCGTGCCGCTCAACTGACAAGACAGCAAGACATAGAGAGCCCGGCGTGTGTGAATGGAATTGAACAGCGGCCCGTCTGACGCCTAAGCATCCTTCTTAAGGATCTAGAGCGGCGCTGGCAACGAGCCAAGCGTCCGGGAGTCCCGGCGTCTCCCTGTCCACGGACGAATTGCCGCGCGGACCATGACCCGAATCAGCAACAGAGGTCGACGACGGGGCCATCCCCGAGTTGATAGAGCTAGCGCGCGATGTTGCAGCCTCAGCACCACTTCGCTCCCCGAACTCAAACGAGCTGACCTTCTGAGACAGCCCATCCACTCATGAGTCTGCTGTGGCAGTGCAGAAGCGTATTGGAGACCGATCCATCCCTGTCATACCACTTCACGCGATCGGATCCAGCTCTGCACGGCATGCCATCGTTCACATTATGCGGTCAACCCCATACTCACAGCGACGCACGTCAGGGCGAAGACCGCCAGGAGAGCAAACCCCGTCACTGCCTTGGCACATGCATCGAACTTTCGCCCGGCGAGCTCAGACAACTCAAGCACTTGTTGCCAGGCATCCACGCGAACATCGACCCGATTCGCGTGCTCCGACACCTGCTCAGCGGTGGCCGTTTGAAGCGCCGGCCACGCAAATCGATTGAGCTGCGAGTATTTGGTAGAGGTTTGGGGTCTGACAGCCCTCACCAGCCAGAAAAGCGTCCACAAGAATGCCAAAAGTGCCCCAACAGCCAGAGTGCCTACGATCAAAGCCTGGAGACACCCTTGACCAACAGCGCTCGTCACCGTCTTAGCGTTGTTCATCAGCATCGTCAGAATGACGCCAAGTCCTGCGGTAAGGATCGTTGCTTTTGTGTCTGCGAACCGTACCCAGTTCGCCATCTGATCCATTGCCTGAAAGCCGCCGTCGGCCGGCTTCGCGTCCCACTTTTCGTCCGGCGCCCCAGGACCTACCTGCGTCGAGGGAGGGAAAGGTACAGGTTTCCTAGGCCACATCCGACTGAGCTCCCTCGGCCGGCCACCGTCGCGTCATCCGCCATTCCGTGTACGCCGCCAACCAGTGGGAAGCCCAAGCGGTCACTGTGGCGGCGGTGTGTTCCTCGGGCTTCCAGTCCCCGACATCCGCCACACACAAATTGCCGTTGTCATAAAGGTGAGGAGACTGTACCCATCGGCGGCCGACGGGTACGCCGAGGCGACCAACCCCAAGCACTGCGACACGCGGAAGCTGCTTGTCGTGGCGAAGGATCACAGCGACATTGAACTTACCCCGCCCTGTGTCAATAGCACCAACCCAACAAGGACCAAGGTCGTTCCCAGCTGGGACGTAGGTGAACTTTGGGAAGGACTTTTTCATTGCCTCGATATGACGGTTGATCTCCTCCTCGTCTGCCCACCATGCCGTCAAAGCATCCCCCTTAGCGTCAGATTCTTCATCGCCTCCGTGGAAGGTATGGCTGGCGACAGGAGTAACTGTGCCCAGCGTCGCATGATTATGTGCCCCGGGGCCGGTAGTCGTAACACCGTCGAAGACCACGCGTCCTTCAACGGTCACGTACCGGGGAACGTTGACGCCGTGGTGGCGCAGCAGCGCGGCAATGGTCATGTTTGCTCCTCAGAACAGGGCTATGCTTTCGGTGGGGTTGCCGTCGAGCTGCTGGACGGTTCCTGGTATGTGCCGAAGAGTGCTTCTCCATCGGTAGTCGTAAAACCTGTAAGTCCGGCGCTGATAGTCGCGCTGGTATGTCTTTGGGGAATCCTCGTGCTCGACGAACGCATCGGCGTGGGGCAGCAATTCAGCAAGGCCCTCGCCGGCAACGACTTCCCAAGAATTTGCCTTCTTTTCACACTTTGCTGCAAAGTTGGCTGCGAAGCCGAGGGGATTGATCTCACTGTGCTGCCCGCTGCCGCTCCGAACGAATGTGATCCGTCCGTAGTCGAGTCCTGCACGTGCCTGAACCCTAGCTATCCCGAGCCGTTCAAGGCGAGGGTTAACGACCGTCTCAACAGCGTCGAGTGCAAATGAACACGCGCTGAGCGCCATCACACCATCGACTTGAGGGTTGCCCGGTCCAAATCCTGCAAACAGCCCGTCGCCACGGAGTCCAAGTGGGAAACCGCCAAAGTTGACGACGGTCTCAACAAAGCCGGAAAGGACAGCATGTGCCAGGTCTACTACCTCGGTTTCGTCATCCCAAAAGCTTCGCCCGGTGAAGTCCGTCAAATCGATGAACGCCGCCACAATGGACGCGGTTCGACGCTCACCAACAGCCAGGCCCTCGAAGTCGGGATGTCCCAACACCTTCGGCTCGCGTGCGGCAGATGCCTGTAGCGCCTCCTTAAAGACACTCATGCCGCCCCGCCGAGCTTGGTAGTCCCCCAATACCGTTTCGCCGAAGTCACTAGTTGTGTAGTCGGGCATTAGCGTCATCTCCCAGTTACTGTCGCGGGTTGACTGTTCAAGAGCCTGTCGTCAGTCATAGAACCAAAAGGCCAACTAAGTTGGACTTTTGGCCAAGTGCTGTGAAACGTGGCCAACTAAGGTTGATTTTGGCCATGTAGCGTGGAACCTCACACCAAGAACTGAATCCGTTTAGAACTCCCAGTCCTCATCCTCAGTGTTGACAGCCTTGCCAATCACGTAGGAGGAGCCCGAGCCGGAGAAGAAGTCGTGGTTCTCGTCCGCATTCGGGGACAGCGCCGAAAGGATGGCCGGGTTCACGTCCGTAACGGAAGCCGGGAACATTGCCTCGTAGCCGAGGTTCATGAGGGCCTTGTTGGCGTTGTAGTGCAGGAACTTCTTGACGTCCTCGGCCAGGCCGACGCCGTCATAGAGGTCGTGCGTGTACTGGACTTCGTTTTCGTACAGCTCGAAGAGAAGCTCGAACGTGTAGTCCTTGATTTCCTGCTTGCGGGCTTCGGAAACCTTTTCCAGGCCCTTCTGGAACTTGTAGCCGATGTAGTAACCGTGCACGGCTTCGTCACGGATGATGAGGCGAATGAGGTCGGCCGTGTTCGTGAGCTTGGCACGCGAGGACCAGTACATGGGCAGGTAGAAGCCCGAGTAGAACAGGAAGCTCTCCAGCAGTGTGGAGGCCACCTTGCGCTTCAGGGGATCGTCGCCCTGGTAGTAGTCCATGACGATCTGCGCCTTCTTCTGAAGGTTCTCGTTTTCGACCGACCAGCGGAACGCGTCGTCAATCTCTTTGGTGGAGCACAGCGTGGAGAAGATGGACGAGTAGGACTTCGCGTGCACCGATTCCATGAAAGCGATGTTGGTGTACACGGCCTCTTCGTGCGGCGTCAGGGCATCCGGGATCAACGAAACTGCGCCCACGGTTCCCTGGATGG
Coding sequences:
- a CDS encoding adenylate/guanylate cyclase domain-containing protein → MSVFKEALQASAAREPKVLGHPDFEGLAVGERRTASIVAAFIDLTDFTGRSFWDDETEVVDLAHAVLSGFVETVVNFGGFPLGLRGDGLFAGFGPGNPQVDGVMALSACSFALDAVETVVNPRLERLGIARVQARAGLDYGRITFVRSGSGQHSEINPLGFAANFAAKCEKKANSWEVVAGEGLAELLPHADAFVEHEDSPKTYQRDYQRRTYRFYDYRWRSTLRHIPGTVQQLDGNPTESIALF
- a CDS encoding DNA-processing protein DprA — encoded protein: MDQNDIERASLVALQYGSDVIKPATLRLMYEETRSFAAILDAEAEGTGNADEMRQKAFAQVAEWESDGTRLLTCMDVGYPAQLLDVYDYPLMIFTRGTLPPPNHRDLGISIVGSRDAEPWAIESAKFMASRLVSQGVTVVSGLAAGVDAAAQRTALDLGGRTVGIIGTGIRRQYPAANASLQLEVEQRGLVVSQFWPDEPPRQRNFPMRNGVMSAYGLATIVVQASEKSGTRHQVAQAVKHGRPVILSQAVAEMTSWGRKYGEDPLNRVSVAGNEDEALGLAFQAIHPPMPQVLQKA
- a CDS encoding Pycsar system effector family protein, encoding MANWVRFADTKATILTAGLGVILTMLMNNAKTVTSAVGQGCLQALIVGTLAVGALLAFLWTLFWLVRAVRPQTSTKYSQLNRFAWPALQTATAEQVSEHANRVDVRVDAWQQVLELSELAGRKFDACAKAVTGFALLAVFALTCVAVSMGLTA
- the nrdF gene encoding class 1b ribonucleoside-diphosphate reductase subunit beta, encoding MTEKVKLLTHVEAINWNKIQDDKDVEVWNRLVNNFWLPEKVPLSNDVQSWHTLTPEEQQLTMRVFTGLTLLDTIQGTVGAVSLIPDALTPHEEAVYTNIAFMESVHAKSYSSIFSTLCSTKEIDDAFRWSVENENLQKKAQIVMDYYQGDDPLKRKVASTLLESFLFYSGFYLPMYWSSRAKLTNTADLIRLIIRDEAVHGYYIGYKFQKGLEKVSEARKQEIKDYTFELLFELYENEVQYTHDLYDGVGLAEDVKKFLHYNANKALMNLGYEAMFPASVTDVNPAILSALSPNADENHDFFSGSGSSYVIGKAVNTEDEDWEF